Within Bacillus sp. FJAT-45350, the genomic segment TTCTCTTCCATTGCTTCTTTATGTGCTTGTTTCACTAGAGATAATTGAAAAGCCTGTGGTGTTTGAACTGCCCATAGACTTGAACGATCAACTGTATTAACCACCTGTTTATCTTTCCCTAGCTTTACTGTATCTTTTACTGGTACGGCGATAATTGCTGCACCGTCCTTACTAGTTACTTGAACTAATTCATGAATATGCTCTTTGCGAATAAAAGGTCTTGCTCCATCATGAATAAGGACGATTTCGTCTTCGTCTGTTAAAGCACTCAATCCTTTAGACACACTAAATTGACGCTCTGATCCTCCAGATACTATTGAGTCGATTTTTGTTAAGCAATGTTTTTCAACTAACTCTTTCATAACTTCAACCTCATCACTATTTGCTACAAGTACCACTTTACTACACAATGGATCCTCTTCAAAAACTAATAGTGTATGTATAATCACAGGCTTCCCTGCAAGGCTAATAAATTGTTTGTTCTTTCCTGCTTTCATCCTCTTCCCCTGGCCTGCAGCAGGGATAACAACCGAATACAGCATGATATCACCATTTTCAATTTCATAATCAAAAGGCTACCACCAACCTCAATGAAGTTGAGATTGGTACCAGCCTTTGGTACTTACTTATTATAGAAAACTCTTTACCGGCATGCAATGTTCACTTATAATGCCTTTTCTAAAAGCTTAGGTTTAGCAAAAATCATTCGACCTGCACTCGTTTGAAGTACACTAGTAACAATGACATCAATTGTCTTTCCGATATAATCTCGACCACCTTCAACAACGATCATTGTTCCATCATCTAAATAAGCAACACCTTGATTATGCTCCTTACCATCTTTAATTACTTGGATATTAAGCTCTTCCCCGGGTAATACAACCGGTTTTACGGCATTTGCTAAATCATTAATATTTAGAACCGGAACACCTTGTAATTCACATACTTTGTTAAGGTTAAAGTCATTTGTCACAACAACACCTATAATAACTTTTGCGAGTTTTACTAGCTTACTATCGACTTCTTGTATTTCTTCAAAGTCACCTTCATAAATTTCAACTTTAATCGGTAACTCCTTTTGGATTTTATTCAAAATATCTAAGCCTCTACGACCACGATTTCTCTTTAGAACATCAGAAGAATCTGCTATATGTTGAAGTTCTTCAAGGACGAACTCTGGAATAATTAACGTACCTTCTAAAAATCCTGTCTTACAAATATCTGCAATACGCCCATCAATAATAACACTCGTATCTAAAATTTTGTTTCGAACACCTTGCTTCAGCAGCATATCCATTTCAGCATCAGTTTCTTTTTTCTTACCAAGTCGATTTGTAATAGAAAATAAATTAATTAGTTCATCACGCTTTTTAAAGCCAATTTGGAAACCAAAGTATCCTAAAAAGAATGTAATGAAAATTGGTAGGACTGAACTTACAACAGGTATATTTATCGTATTTAGAGGAATCCCTATTAAGAAAGCGACGATAAGACCAAATATTAGCCCCATTGTACCGAAAAGAACATCTGTGACAGGTGCCTTAACAATTGCTTCCTCCAATAACCGCATCGCACCGACGATATAGTCAGCCAGCCAAAAAGTAGTAAGATATAAGATAATTGCACCATAAACTGCTCCCGCATATGAATTTGTGAGCCATGCAGGTATTTGACCCATATTTAGTAGATGAATAAGGTCTGGTATAAATATAAATCCAAGGGTTCCACCAACTAAGATAAAAAACAGTTGAACGATCCGTTTCAGCATCTACTTGTCACCTCCTTTTATTTATTATAGACAATTCTCCTTATTTGAAACCTAGCAAACTAAATTTCACATAAAATCACAAAATTAACACTATTGCTATGATCTAAACGTAACAAAAATGTTCGCTTTTGTCAATTAACAAAACATTCAATTCTACATTATATATAACAATAAAGTCAAGAAGTTATTTTTATAAACCAATTAAATATGTCGGTCAATAAATAATTGCTCTTGAATTCGGTTTAAGCCTTCTTTAATCATCTTTGCTCTCGCTTCCCCTATTCCATCTACTTCATCTAACTCTCCAATAGAAGCAACCATAATTTTACTTAAATCCCCATATTCTTTGATTAAATTTTCAATTACGATAGGTGGCAATCGTGGGATTTTATGCAATATTCGGTACCCCTTTGGACTAACTGTATACTCCTGAACATTAATGGTCTTTGAATACCCAAGTAGCTTCACAATGACATTATCATCTAATAGTGCCTCATTTGACAGCTTAGTTAGCTCTCGTAATGTCTCAAAACCATCCTGTTCCTTATTTTTTACATAGTCTTTAATTAATAGAGCAGCATCCTTCTCTACATTAGATACTAGTTCATTTAACTGCATCGTAATCAAGCGCCCTTCACTACCTAGCTCATTGACATAGTTAAGAATTTCATTTTTTATTCGTAACACCATTTGTATACGATGAATTACTTGTGAAACTTCATGGAAAGTCACCAGTTCCTCAAATTCTAATGCCCCTAAGTTGGTAATTCCTTGGTCTAGAACTGATTTATATTTTTCTAACGTTTGAATTGCTTGATTTGCTTTTGTTAAAATGACCCCAATATCCTTTAATGAGTACCGATGTTCCCCTTGATATAATGTAATAACATGGCGTCTTTGAGATATTGAAATAACTAAATTTCTCGTCTGTTTTGCTACCCGCTCTGCTGTCCGGTGGCGAATTCCTGTCTCATTCGACTCAATAAAATTGTTAGGTACAAGCTGAGTATTTGCATATAAAATACGCTTTCCATCCTCACTTAAGATAATTGCACCATCCATCTTTGCTAACTCATATAAGTAGGCGGGTGAGAACTCACAATTGATGAAGAAGCCACCGTCTACGATGTTCATCATTTCATTATTGTAACCAAGTACGATTAGACCACCTGTTTTTGCTCTTAGAACATTGTCTATACCATCACGCAATGGTGTACCAGGCGCAACTAGTTGTAACACTTCTGATATAAAAGAATTTTGATTTCGGTCTTCCATCGTTACCTATCCCCCTAATACAACATCTAGCGCATCCTCAACTGAAGAAACACCAACAACCTTAATTCCCTTAGGAACCGTCCAGCCACCTATATTTTTCTCAGGTAGGATGACACGTTTAAATCCTAACTTTGCTGCTTCATTAACTCTTTGTTCAATTCTAGACACCCGACGCACTTCTCCTGTTAACCCAATCTCACCTATGACCACATCAGTAGGGTTTGTCATTTGGTTTCGGAAGCTCGATGCAATGCTAATAGCGATAGCTAAATCAATTGCAGGCTCATCAAGGCGAACACCACCTGCTACATTAAGATATGCATCTTGTGTTTGTAGCAATAATCCAACGCGCTTTTCTAATACCGCCATTAATAAAGAAACACGATTATGATCTACTCCCGTTGCCATTCGTCTCGGGTTCCCAAAACTCGTCGGTGATACTAATGCTTGGAGCTCTACTAGAACTGGCCTAGTTCCTTCCATAGACGCAACGACAATTGAACCTGCCACACCTTGTGACCTTTCTTCTAAGAAAATTTCAGATGGATTTGTTACTTCTTCTAGTCCAACCTCTTTCATCTCAAAAATACCGATTTCATTAGTCGAACCAAAACGATTTTTTACCGCACGTAAGATACGATACGTATGATGACGTTCTCCTTCAAAATAGAGAACGGAATCTACCATATGCTCTAAAAGTCGAGGTCCAGCAATTGAACCTTGCTTGGTCACATGACCTACGATAAAAATAGCGATTCCTTTTGTCTTGGCAATTTTCATTAATGCAGCTGTACACTCCCTTACTTGAGATACACTTCCAGGTGCTGATGTAACCTCTGCTTGATATACAGTTTGAATCGAGTCAATGATGACAAGCATTGGGTTAATTTCCTCAATCGCTTTATCAATATAATCCAAATCTGTTTCAGCTAATACAAATAGTTCATCTACAACAACATCAAGCCTGTCAGCCCTTATTTTTGTTTGTTTTACTGATTCTTCACCTGAAATATATAGAACTCTGTGTTTGTTACGCGCTAGTTGAGCAGATACCTGTAATAAGAGTGTAGATTTCCCAATACCTGGGTCCCCACCAACTAATACAAGAGAACCTGGTACAACCCCTCCACCGAGAACACGGTTCAATTCAACCATATTTGTATTAATTCGTTCTTCCGTATCACTTGTTACAGTCGTAATCATTTGAGCCTTCTTATCTGAACTACTAGATGTTACAAAGCTTCGACTACGAGGATTCGTATCAACAAGCTCCTCTACCATGGAACTCCAGCTTTGGCAACCAGGACACTTTCCCATCCATTTCGTTGATTCATACCCACATTCTTGGCAGATAAACTTTGTTTTTTTCTTTGCCATCTCCATACCCCACTTTAGCCAATCTATTTACTATAATCTTAGCACAAGTTTCTTCTAGAGCGTGTGGAAAAGCTGGCTATATGGAAGTCTTATTATCTATACTATGGAGAAAAACCGGAGGATTATTACAATCCCCCGGTTAAAATGTTAAACTTGTGCATTTTCTTTTGAATGGACAACCAGTTCTCCATCTTCTACATCAATAATTGCCTTTTTCCCTTTGCTAATTGACCCTTTAAGAAGCTCTTCTGACAAACGGTCCTCTACTTGCTTTTGTAATGCACGACGTAGTGGTCTTGCTCCATACTCTGGATCAAAGCCTTCATCAGAGATTTTATCCTTCGCTGCTTCTGTCAGTTCAAGGTCAATTCCTTGTTCAGCCAAACGCTTTTTCAATTGTTCTGCCATTAATGTAATAATTTCACGAATATGTTTCTTTTCAAGTGAATGGAAAACAACAATTTCATCAATACGGTTTAAGAACTCTGGACGGAAGCTTCTTTTTAGCTCACCCATAACTTTATCTTTCATATCTCTATGTTCTTGACCCTCACTATCAGTTGTGAAGCCCATGAATTTATTACGTTTTAATTCACTTGCACCAACATTCGATGTCATGATGATAGCTGTATTTCTAAAGTCAACTGTACGTCCTTTAGAATCTGTCAATCGACCATCCTCAAGCACTTGTAAAAGAATATTAAATACCTCTGGATGTGCCTTTTCAATCTCATCTAGCAGTATTACTGAGTATGGATTTCGGCGTACCTTCTCAGTTAATTGTCCGCCATCTTCATGCCCTACATATCCTGGAGGAGAACCAACTAATCTACTTGTTGCATGCTTTTCCATATACTCAGACATATCAACGCGAATAAACGCTTCTTCGTCGCCAAAGAGTGTCTCTGCCACTGCACGAGCTAACTCTGTTTTACCTACCCCTGTTGGTCCTAAGAAAATGAATGAACCGATTGGTCGTTTAGGGTCCTTTAAGCCAGCACGAGCACGACGTACTGCCTTAGAAATTGATTTAACTGCCTCTTCTTGACCAATAACTCTTTGATGAAGAATCTCTTCCATCTTAAGTAGTCTCTCTGTTTCTTCTTCTGCTAATTTAGAAACAGGAATACCAGTCCAGATAGCTACTACTTGAGCAACATCTTCAACAGAAACCTCAATATTCTCCTGACCTTGTTTTTCCTTCCATGCGTTTTTCATTGTTTCTAATTCTTCACGTAATCTTTGTTCCGTATCACGTAATGATGCTGCCTTTTCAAACTCTTGACTTTGGACTGCGGCATCCTTTTCTTTTCTTGTTTCTTCTAATCTTTGTTCTAGCTCTTTTAAATTTGGTGGAGCAGTATATGAACGTAAACGCACTTTTGAACCTGCTTCATCAATTAAGTCAATCGCTTTGTCAGGTAAGAAACGGTCTGAAATATAGCGATCTGATAATTTTACAGCCTCTTCAATCGCCGCATCTGTAATTTTTACACGATGATGCGCTTCATAACGATCTCGTAATCCTTTTAAAATTTGAATAGATTCATCTAAAGTTGGCTCATTAACTCTAATTGGTTGAAAGCGTCTCTCAAGAGCTGCATCCTTTTCAATATACTTACGGTACTCATCAATAGTAGTCGCACCAATACACTGTAACTCCCCACGAGCTAAAGATGGTTTTAAAATGTTTGATGCGTCAATTGCTCCTTCTGCACCACCAGCACCTATCAATGTGTGTAATTCATCAATAAATAGAATGACATTACCAGCTTGACGAATTTCATCCATAACTTTTTTCAATCTATCTTCAAATTCACCACGATACTTTGTTCCTGCTACAACTGTACCCATATCTAGTGTCATAACACGCTTGTTACGTAACGTTTCAGGTACTTCATTTGACACAATTGCTAGAGCAAGACCTTCTGCTACTGCAGTTTTACCAACACCAGGCTCACCGATAAGTACAGGATTATTCTTTGTACGACGGCTTAATACTTGAATAACACGTTCAATTTCTTTACTTCTTCCAATAACAGGGTCTAGACCTTCTTCTTTTGCAATAGCCGTTAAATCTCTCGCTAAGCTATCTAGCGTAGGAGTGTTTGCATGTGTAGCACTACCTCCTGATTGTTGACTACCACTTGTAGCTTCATTGCTTCCTAACAATTGTAAAACTTGTTGTCTAGCCTTATTTAAACTAACACCAAGATTATTTAATACACGAGCTGCAACACCTTCTCCTTCTCTAATTAGACCTAAAAGGATGTGTTCAGTTCCGACATAAGAATGTCCTAATTTTCTCGCTTCATCCATTGAAAGTTCAATCACTTTCTTTGCTCTTGGTGTATAATGAATTGTCTTAGAACCTTCTTGACCAGTTCCAATCAGAGTTTCTACTTCCTTTTGGATTTTCTCTGAACCTAAACCTAATGCTTGAAGAGCCTTAGCAGCAATACCTTCCCCTTCTCTAATTAACCCCAGTAAAATATGCTCTGTTCCAATATTGCTATGTCCTAAACGAATTGCTTCCTCTTGCGCTAGAGCAAGTACCTTTTGTGCGCGTTCTGTAAATCTTCCAAACATCATAGTCTCTCCACCTCCATAATTTAGTTCTACGAATTTTCTTCTAGCCTTAAGCGCTCTCTAATAAGAGCAGCCCTTCGTTCATCTCTTTGATCAGGAGATAACGTCTCTCCAGCAAATTGCTGTAAAAAGGCTGGTTGAGTCAATATCATTAATTCATTAAGAATATTACCTGAAATTCCATTTATCAAACCAAGGTCAATACCTAGGCGTACTTCTGATAATCGCTGAGTCGCTTCCTTTGATTCAATCACACGACTATATGCTAGTATCCCGTAGGAGCGATAGACTCTATCTTCTAACTGTAGTTTTGATGATTGCATGAGAAGCTTTCTAGCAGATCGTTCTTGTTGTACTAATTGAAGAACAACCCCTCGTAAATCCTCAACAATGTCTTCCTCAGACTTACCTAGCGTGATTTGGTTTGATATTTGGAAGAGGTTACCTAAAGCTTCGCTACCTTCTCCATAAATTCCTCTAACAACTAAGCCTAATTGATTAATAGCCGGTAAAATTCTATTTAACTGTTGGGTCATAGCTAACGCTGGTAAATGCATCATAACTGATGCTCGTAAACCAGTGCCTACATTCGTAGGACAACTTGTTAAATACCCTCTTTTTTCATCAAAGGCATAAGTAAGTTTTTCTTCAATCCAATCGTCAATTCCTCCAGCTAATTCTAGCCCTTCAATAAGTTGAAATCCTGAAAATATACATTGAATCCGCAGATGGTCTTCCTCATTAATCATAATGCTAACTGACTCTTCACCACTTAAAAGAACAGCTCCATGCTTTGACTCATCTGCTAAGTGAGGACTAATCAAATGCTTTTCAACTAGGACTCGCTTTTCATTTGGCTTCATTTCATCCATATGAAGTAGCTCTAGCTCCCCAACTGAACCATAGTCACCTACTACCCTGCTTGAAATATGTTCTACTAACCCTTTTGACTCATCCATTGTTGCTATTAGAGGGAATGTATAATCTTTAAGGTTCCTAGCTAATCTTATTCGACTACTCAATACAATATCCGAATCTGGCCCATCTTTTTTCATCCAAGGGCTAATCGCTTCACTAATAAATCGTTCAAGTGACACGGTCTACCCCTCCCCTTGGTTTTCTTCTAATGATCGTTCTAATGATCTAATTTGGTCACGTATAATTGCTGCTTCTTCAAATTCTTCCTGCTCTATATTTGCTTTCATTTCTTCTTTTAATTGATTAATTTGCTTCCTAACTTGAATACTTCCACCAATTCTTTTTGGTATCTTACCAGCGTGGGTTTGATTTCCGCTGTGTACTCTCTTCAGAATTGGATTTATTTTACTACTAAACGTTTGATAACAGTGCGCACACCCAAATCTTCCCGTTCTTGCAAATTGCTCGTAAGTCATTTTACACTTTTCACAACTCACATTTTGTGGAGCTTTTATCGTTGATGATTGCCCTTGTGAGCTTGGATCAAAATTCAATAATCCAGATAATAAATGGTGAATTGAAAAACTATTTGTTCCCGGGAAATGTTCCCCCTTTTCTTTTGCACAATGCTCACAAATATGAAACTCAGTTTTCTCACCATTAATTATTTTTGTAAAGTGCAATGTTGCTGGCCTCTGATTACATTCTTGGCATATCATCGCTTACCACCTCATTTCAATCTAAGTTTTTGTATTTTAAGGTTTGAAGCATTGATTTTAATAAATTTGCCCTTATTTGATCACGATGTTCGGTTGTTGTTTGAAATATCGTTCGATCAATTGCCGCAAGCATTAATTTTGCTTCTCTCTTTGAAATTGCTTCTTCCTCATACAATCTAGCAACTATACTTTCACCATATGATTGACTAATTTGACTATTAATTAGATTTAACATCTGATCAAAGAGGGCAGCATCATCATTTGCTTTAACTTTAATAATTCGAATATATCCTCCCCCACCTCGTTTACTTTCAACAAGGTACCCCTTTTCTATTGTAAATCTAGTACTGATTACATAATTTATTTGAGAAGGAACACATTGAAAGCGATGGGCTATTTCACTTCTTTTAATTTCAATTAAATCTTCTTCGCTTTTTGTGAGGATTGATTTTAAGTAACTTTCAATAATGTCTGAGACATTCCTCATTAGTGAACCTCCTTCCCCTCTGACTTTGACTATATTTGACTATAACTATATTATAATGAAATCTTTTCTTAGTTGCAATACATAACTCAGTATAGCCAGATTCAACAAAATCATTCGAGTAATCTCTAATTAAGAGGTTCATTAATGACTAGTTCAAGAAAACTTACTTTTTTCCTTTAATAATCGTTCTACATTTTATATATGCTTTATGTAAACAATGGTCAATAGAAGATGAAAATTTACTATTTTTTATCTGATATGTCGAATGGTTTCATACATAAGGTAAACATGCCATTATTCATTATTACCCAATAAGTCTATGAAGTAACACTATTTAACTCAAAAAATTTCTATCGTTTTTTTCTGTAAATTTTTAAATTTTCATATTATAACTTCGCTTTTCATACAAATTGCATACCAATAGCAAATTGTTATAAGGCTAGCTAACAACGTCAAATATAAGGTTTTGCACAATGATAAAAAGACATTCATCTCGCAGAGGGACATGTTGTCCCAGCTACACAGATTGTCGTATCCATTGGCTTATTTAATGAAATTGCTGTCGCCTCTTCTAGTCAAACGCTCTTCAGCTCGTGCTTATTCCACAAAAAAAGGCACCCTTATAAAAGGATGCTTTACATTTACCTAGCAACGTCCTGGCTCATACCTTTTCTTCTACGGGGATGGCAGATCATTATGTTTAAGCTATGATGTTTTTCATGTTGTTTTACGAAGAAAAGGTATTCGTCTCGCAGGGAGACATGTAGTTATTGTATGAAGTCTTTCACGATGCATCCATCGGCTTATTCAATGAAGATGTTGACTCTTCGAGCCAATCGCTCTTCAGCTTTGTGCTTCATCAACGAAAAAAAGCATCCTTATAAAAGGATGCTTTACATTTACCTAGCAACGTCCTACTCTCGCAGGGGGAAGCCCCCAACTACCATCGGCGCTGAAGAGCTTAACTTCCGTGTTCGGCATGGGAACGGGTGTGGCCTCTTCGCCATCATCACTAGATTCTCTGAGAGTTGTTCTCTCAAAACTAGATAGTGTTATATATGCAGGTCGTCGAATTCATTTCAACCTTAGAAAATTGGATAAGCCCTCGACCGATTAGTATCTCTCAGCTCCACATGTCACCATGCTTCCACCCGAGACCTATCAACCTCATCATCTCTAAGGGGTCTTACTTACTTAACGTAATGGGAAATCTCATCTTGAGGGGGGCTTCATGCTTAGATGCTTTCAGCACTTATCCCGTCCACACGTAGCTACCCAGCTATGCTCCTGGCGGAACAACTGGTACACCAGCGGTGTGTCCATCCCGGTCCTCTCGTACTAAGGACAGCTCCTCTCAAATTTCCTACGCCCGCGACGGATAGGGACCGAACTGTCTCACGACGTTCTGAACCCAGCTCGCGTACCGCTTTAATGGGCGAACAGCCCAACCCTTGGGACCTACTTCAGCCCCAGGATGCGATGAGCCGACATCGAGGTGCCAAACCTCCCCGTCGATGTGGACTCTTGGGGGAGATAAGCCTGTTATCCCCAGGGTAGCTTTTATCCGTTGAGCGATGGCCCTTCCATGCGGAACCACCGGATCACTAAGCCCGACTTTCGTCCCTGCTCGACTTGTAGGTCTCGCAGTCAAGCTCCCTTATGCCTTTGCACTCTACGAATGATTTCCAACCATTCTGAGGGAACCTTTGGGCGCCTCCGTTACTGTTTAGGAGGCGACCGCCCCAGTCAAACTGCCCACCTGACACTGTCCCCGAACCGGATCACGGTCCTAGGTTAGAATTTCAATACAGTCAGGGTAGTATCCCACCGACGCCTCCACCGAAGCTTGCGCTCCGGTTTCCAAGGCTCCTACCTATCCTGTACAAACTGTACCAAAATCCAATATCAAGCTACAGTAAAGCTCCATGGGGTCTTTCCGTCCTGTCGCGGGTAACCTGCATCTTCACAGGTAATATAATTTCACCGGGTCTCTCGTTGAGACAGTATCCAAGTCGTTACACCATTCGTGCGGGTCGGAACTTACCCGACAAGGAATTTCGCTACCTTAGGACCGTTATAGTTACGGCCGCCGTTTACTGGGGCTTCAATTCAAAGCTTCTCCCGAAGGATAACCTCTCCTCTTAACCTTCCAGCACCGGGCAGGTGTCAGCCCCTATACTTCGCCTTGCGGCTTCGCAGAGACCTGTGTTTTTGCTAAACAGTCGCTTGGATCTTTTCACTGCGGCTCTCTCGGGCTTGCACCCTAACAGAGCACCCCTTCTCCCGAAGTTACGGGGTCATTTTGCCGAGTTCCTTAACGAGAGTTCTCCCGAGCGTCTTAGAATTCTCTTCTCGCCTACCTGTGTCGGTTTGCGGTACGGGCACCTCTCACCTCGCTAGAGGCTTTTCTTGGCAGTGGAGGATCAGGAACTTCGCTACTATTATTTCGCTCGCCATCACAGCTCAGCCTTTACGATAAGCGGATTTTCCTACTTACCAGCCTAACTGCTTGGACGCACATATCCATCAGTGCGCTTACCCTACCTTACTGCGTCCCCCCATTACTCAAACGGTGAGGAGGTGGTACAGGAATATCAACCTGTTGTCCATCGCCTACGCCTTTCGGCCTCGGCTTAGGTCCCGACTTACCCTGAGCGGACGAGCCTTCCTCAGGAAACCTTGGGCTTTCGACGGAGGGGATTCTCACCCCTCTTTTCGCTACTCATACCGGCATTCTCACTTCTAAGCGCTCCACCAGTCCTCTCGGTCTGACTTCGCAGCACTTAGAACGCTCCCCTACCACTGACACCTAAGGTGTCAATCCATAGCTTCGGTGATACGTTTAGCCCCGGTACATTTTCGGCGCAGAGTCACTCGACCAGTGAGCTATTACGCACTCTTTAAATGGTGGCTGCTTCTAAGCCAACATCCTGGTTGTCTGTGCAACTCCACATCCTTTTCCACTTAACGTATACTTTGGGACCTTAGCTGATGGTCTGGGCTGTTTCCCTCTTGACTACGGATCTTAGCACTCGCAGTCTGACTCCCGAGGATAAGTATTTGGCATTCGGAGTTTGACTGAATTCGGTAATCCTGTGGGGACCCCTAGTCCAATCAGTGCTCTACCTCCAATACTCTCACCTCGAGGCTAGCCCTAAAGCTATTTCGGGGAGAACCAGCTATCTCCGAGTTCGATTGGCATTTCACCCCTACCCACACCTCATCCCCGCATTTTTCAACATGCGTGGGTTCGGGCCTCCATTCAGTGTTACCTGAACTTCACCCTGGACATGGGTAGATCACACGGTTTCGGGTCTACGACGGCGTACT encodes:
- the ispD gene encoding 2-C-methyl-D-erythritol 4-phosphate cytidylyltransferase, with amino-acid sequence MLYSVVIPAAGQGKRMKAGKNKQFISLAGKPVIIHTLLVFEEDPLCSKVVLVANSDEVEVMKELVEKHCLTKIDSIVSGGSERQFSVSKGLSALTDEDEIVLIHDGARPFIRKEHIHELVQVTSKDGAAIIAVPVKDTVKLGKDKQVVNTVDRSSLWAVQTPQAFQLSLVKQAHKEAMEENYLGTDDASLVERMGKKVSIVQGDYLNMKLTTPEDLLFAEAILQSKWGET
- a CDS encoding PIN/TRAM domain-containing protein; this encodes MLKRIVQLFFILVGGTLGFIFIPDLIHLLNMGQIPAWLTNSYAGAVYGAIILYLTTFWLADYIVGAMRLLEEAIVKAPVTDVLFGTMGLIFGLIVAFLIGIPLNTINIPVVSSVLPIFITFFLGYFGFQIGFKKRDELINLFSITNRLGKKKETDAEMDMLLKQGVRNKILDTSVIIDGRIADICKTGFLEGTLIIPEFVLEELQHIADSSDVLKRNRGRRGLDILNKIQKELPIKVEIYEGDFEEIQEVDSKLVKLAKVIIGVVVTNDFNLNKVCELQGVPVLNINDLANAVKPVVLPGEELNIQVIKDGKEHNQGVAYLDDGTMIVVEGGRDYIGKTIDVIVTSVLQTSAGRMIFAKPKLLEKAL
- the disA gene encoding DNA integrity scanning diadenylate cyclase DisA; amino-acid sequence: MEDRNQNSFISEVLQLVAPGTPLRDGIDNVLRAKTGGLIVLGYNNEMMNIVDGGFFINCEFSPAYLYELAKMDGAIILSEDGKRILYANTQLVPNNFIESNETGIRHRTAERVAKQTRNLVISISQRRHVITLYQGEHRYSLKDIGVILTKANQAIQTLEKYKSVLDQGITNLGALEFEELVTFHEVSQVIHRIQMVLRIKNEILNYVNELGSEGRLITMQLNELVSNVEKDAALLIKDYVKNKEQDGFETLRELTKLSNEALLDDNVIVKLLGYSKTINVQEYTVSPKGYRILHKIPRLPPIVIENLIKEYGDLSKIMVASIGELDEVDGIGEARAKMIKEGLNRIQEQLFIDRHI
- the radA gene encoding DNA repair protein RadA encodes the protein MAKKKTKFICQECGYESTKWMGKCPGCQSWSSMVEELVDTNPRSRSFVTSSSSDKKAQMITTVTSDTEERINTNMVELNRVLGGGVVPGSLVLVGGDPGIGKSTLLLQVSAQLARNKHRVLYISGEESVKQTKIRADRLDVVVDELFVLAETDLDYIDKAIEEINPMLVIIDSIQTVYQAEVTSAPGSVSQVRECTAALMKIAKTKGIAIFIVGHVTKQGSIAGPRLLEHMVDSVLYFEGERHHTYRILRAVKNRFGSTNEIGIFEMKEVGLEEVTNPSEIFLEERSQGVAGSIVVASMEGTRPVLVELQALVSPTSFGNPRRMATGVDHNRVSLLMAVLEKRVGLLLQTQDAYLNVAGGVRLDEPAIDLAIAISIASSFRNQMTNPTDVVIGEIGLTGEVRRVSRIEQRVNEAAKLGFKRVILPEKNIGGWTVPKGIKVVGVSSVEDALDVVLGG
- the clpC gene encoding ATP-dependent protease ATP-binding subunit ClpC produces the protein MMFGRFTERAQKVLALAQEEAIRLGHSNIGTEHILLGLIREGEGIAAKALQALGLGSEKIQKEVETLIGTGQEGSKTIHYTPRAKKVIELSMDEARKLGHSYVGTEHILLGLIREGEGVAARVLNNLGVSLNKARQQVLQLLGSNEATSGSQQSGGSATHANTPTLDSLARDLTAIAKEEGLDPVIGRSKEIERVIQVLSRRTKNNPVLIGEPGVGKTAVAEGLALAIVSNEVPETLRNKRVMTLDMGTVVAGTKYRGEFEDRLKKVMDEIRQAGNVILFIDELHTLIGAGGAEGAIDASNILKPSLARGELQCIGATTIDEYRKYIEKDAALERRFQPIRVNEPTLDESIQILKGLRDRYEAHHRVKITDAAIEEAVKLSDRYISDRFLPDKAIDLIDEAGSKVRLRSYTAPPNLKELEQRLEETRKEKDAAVQSQEFEKAASLRDTEQRLREELETMKNAWKEKQGQENIEVSVEDVAQVVAIWTGIPVSKLAEEETERLLKMEEILHQRVIGQEEAVKSISKAVRRARAGLKDPKRPIGSFIFLGPTGVGKTELARAVAETLFGDEEAFIRVDMSEYMEKHATSRLVGSPPGYVGHEDGGQLTEKVRRNPYSVILLDEIEKAHPEVFNILLQVLEDGRLTDSKGRTVDFRNTAIIMTSNVGASELKRNKFMGFTTDSEGQEHRDMKDKVMGELKRSFRPEFLNRIDEIVVFHSLEKKHIREIITLMAEQLKKRLAEQGIDLELTEAAKDKISDEGFDPEYGARPLRRALQKQVEDRLSEELLKGSISKGKKAIIDVEDGELVVHSKENAQV
- a CDS encoding protein arginine kinase, yielding MSLERFISEAISPWMKKDGPDSDIVLSSRIRLARNLKDYTFPLIATMDESKGLVEHISSRVVGDYGSVGELELLHMDEMKPNEKRVLVEKHLISPHLADESKHGAVLLSGEESVSIMINEEDHLRIQCIFSGFQLIEGLELAGGIDDWIEEKLTYAFDEKRGYLTSCPTNVGTGLRASVMMHLPALAMTQQLNRILPAINQLGLVVRGIYGEGSEALGNLFQISNQITLGKSEEDIVEDLRGVVLQLVQQERSARKLLMQSSKLQLEDRVYRSYGILAYSRVIESKEATQRLSEVRLGIDLGLINGISGNILNELMILTQPAFLQQFAGETLSPDQRDERRAALIRERLRLEENS
- a CDS encoding UvrB/UvrC motif-containing protein, giving the protein MICQECNQRPATLHFTKIINGEKTEFHICEHCAKEKGEHFPGTNSFSIHHLLSGLLNFDPSSQGQSSTIKAPQNVSCEKCKMTYEQFARTGRFGCAHCYQTFSSKINPILKRVHSGNQTHAGKIPKRIGGSIQVRKQINQLKEEMKANIEQEEFEEAAIIRDQIRSLERSLEENQGEG
- a CDS encoding CtsR family transcriptional regulator, whose translation is MRNVSDIIESYLKSILTKSEEDLIEIKRSEIAHRFQCVPSQINYVISTRFTIEKGYLVESKRGGGGYIRIIKVKANDDAALFDQMLNLINSQISQSYGESIVARLYEEEAISKREAKLMLAAIDRTIFQTTTEHRDQIRANLLKSMLQTLKYKNLD